In Helianthus annuus cultivar XRQ/B chromosome 3, HanXRQr2.0-SUNRISE, whole genome shotgun sequence, a single window of DNA contains:
- the LOC110929824 gene encoding probable BOI-related E3 ubiquitin-protein ligase 3, which yields MAVEASHFTLFSPPNIEMMYQNNGSMAYGTKPEKLLPAYHFRPTDAFPATVSRKRSRDSSSFIPVPFSVQNVDSKGNRVGELTFLAGDISSQMYQQQSEIDRLIAHHTEKVRSEMEQIQKQNTMRMITAVNEAITKRLKTKEDEYLKIGRLNWTLEEKVKSLNIENEILKELVQTNEATANALRNKLQQVLAQVQQQQQQQHHFDSDAQSYCGSNYEEDNRQVAENDDGEGKRKVSGNDENEDCKTTSRYGRMKRWCRRCEKEESCVLLLPCRHLCVCTLCVSSISFCPVCNVAKTAGVMVNMSSS from the exons ATGGCAGTTGAAGCTTCACATTTCACTCTCTTCTCACCTCCAAACAT TGAAATGATGTATCAAAACAACGGTAGTATGGCGTACGGAACTAAGCCGGAGAAACTTCTTCCGGCGTATCATTTCCGACCGACGGATGCTTTTCCGGCGACGGTTTCCAGAAAACGATCACGTGATTCATCTTCATTCATTCCGGTACCGTTCTCCGTACAAAATGTTGACTCTAAAGGAAACCGAGTAGGCGAGTTGACGTTTCTCGCCGGAGATATTTCCTCGCAGATGTATCAACAACAATCGGAGATTGACCGATTAATTGCTCATCAC ACGGAGAAAGTGAGATCGGAGATGGAACAGATACAGAAGCAAAACACAATGAGAATGATAACAGCTGTAAACGAAGCTATAACGAAACGACTGAAAACAAAAGAGGACGAATATCTGAAAATCGGACGGTTGAACTGGACGCTAGAGGAAAAAGTGAAATCTCTGAATATAGAGAATGAAATCCTGAAAGAATTGGTTCAAACAAACGAGGCAACAGCAAACGCTTTACGTAACAAACTGCAACAGGTGCTAGCACAGgttcagcaacaacaacaacaacaacatcattTCGATTCAGATGCTCAGTCATACTGTGGCAGCAATTACGAGGAGGATAACCGTCAGGTGGCGGAAAACGACGACGGTGAAGGAAAGAGAAAAGTGAGTGGTAATGATGAAAATGAGGATTGTAAGACCACCAGTAGGTACGGCAGAATGAAGAGGTGGTGCCGGAGGTGTGAGAAAGAGGAGTCATGCGTGTTGCTGCTGCCTTGCAGGCATTTATGTGTGTGTACGTTGTGTGTCTCGTCTATCAGCTTTTGCCCTGTCTGCAATGTTGCAAAGACCGCTGGTGTGATGGTTAACATGAGCTCATCTTGa